The Bacteroidales bacterium genome window below encodes:
- a CDS encoding phospho-sugar mutase produces MIQNIPKNVELWLTGDYDNNVKNEIKSLIKQKKFEQLTDAFYKNLEFGTGGLRGIMGAGTNRVNKYTIGAATQGLSNYIRKNFPELKEISVAVAHDNRNNSRFFAELTADIFSANGFKVYLFESLRPTPELSFALRHFSCRSGVVITASHNPKEYNGYKAYWDDGGQVVSPHDKNIINEVNKITNINDIKFKGVKDKIEILGKGFDTLYIDKLKSLSLSQDIIKKYSDFKIVYTPIHGTGVKLVPATLKAFGFKNIYNVPEQDVVDGNFPTVISPNPENAEALKMAIQKAKEVDADLVLATDPDADRVGIAVKDLNNEFILLNGNQTASVLIYYLIKVRVDKGLIKGNEYIVKTIVTSELLADIARKFNIEYYDTLTGFKFIAEIIKENEGKKLFIGGGEESYGYLAGEFVRDKDAVMSAALIAEAAVWAKNQGKSFYEMLVDIYVEFGLYKEVLVNLVKKGKKGSEEIQKMMTEFRENPPRTIAGSKVIEITDYLLQHCENLVTETVEPVNLPKSNVIQFFTEDNSKITVRPSGTEPKIKFYIGLKADLCCKEKYEQVNIELDTKINNIKTDLGI; encoded by the coding sequence ATGATACAAAATATTCCGAAAAATGTTGAGTTATGGCTTACCGGAGATTATGACAACAATGTAAAAAACGAAATTAAATCTTTGATTAAACAAAAAAAGTTTGAACAACTTACAGATGCTTTTTATAAAAACCTTGAATTCGGAACCGGAGGATTAAGAGGTATTATGGGTGCAGGAACAAACAGAGTAAATAAATATACTATCGGAGCTGCAACACAAGGCTTAAGTAATTATATTAGAAAAAACTTTCCTGAGCTTAAAGAAATCAGTGTGGCTGTTGCTCATGATAACAGGAATAACAGTCGTTTTTTTGCAGAATTAACAGCAGATATATTTTCTGCAAACGGTTTTAAAGTTTATCTTTTTGAAAGTTTAAGACCTACACCGGAGTTATCTTTTGCATTAAGGCATTTTTCTTGCCGAAGCGGTGTTGTAATAACAGCTTCACATAATCCGAAAGAATATAACGGATATAAAGCTTATTGGGATGACGGCGGACAGGTTGTTTCTCCGCACGATAAAAATATAATTAACGAGGTTAATAAAATAACAAATATTAATGATATTAAATTTAAGGGAGTAAAAGATAAAATAGAAATTTTAGGAAAAGGCTTTGACACCTTATATATTGATAAACTGAAATCATTATCACTTTCACAGGATATAATTAAAAAATATTCCGATTTTAAAATTGTTTATACCCCCATACACGGTACAGGTGTTAAATTAGTTCCCGCAACTTTAAAAGCATTCGGCTTTAAAAACATTTACAATGTTCCGGAACAAGATGTTGTTGACGGAAATTTCCCTACCGTAATTTCTCCTAACCCCGAAAATGCAGAAGCACTTAAAATGGCTATTCAAAAGGCAAAAGAAGTTGACGCCGATTTAGTTTTAGCAACTGATCCTGATGCTGACCGGGTAGGAATTGCAGTGAAAGATTTAAATAATGAATTTATTTTACTTAACGGAAACCAAACCGCATCAGTTCTGATATATTATTTAATAAAAGTAAGGGTTGACAAAGGTTTAATAAAAGGAAACGAATATATTGTAAAAACCATTGTTACATCTGAATTATTGGCTGATATTGCAAGGAAATTTAATATTGAATATTATGATACTCTCACAGGATTTAAATTTATTGCAGAAATTATTAAAGAAAACGAAGGAAAGAAATTATTCATCGGAGGCGGTGAAGAAAGTTACGGATATCTTGCAGGCGAATTTGTAAGGGATAAAGATGCTGTTATGTCTGCAGCACTAATTGCCGAAGCTGCCGTTTGGGCAAAGAACCAAGGTAAGTCTTTTTATGAAATGTTGGTTGATATTTATGTTGAATTCGGTTTGTATAAAGAAGTTTTGGTAAACTTAGTAAAAAAAGGAAAAAAAGGTTCGGAAGAAATACAAAAAATGATGACCGAGTTCAGAGAAAATCCGCCGAGAACTATTGCAGGTTCAAAAGTTATTGAAATAACAGATTATTTATTGCAACATTGCGAGAATTTAGTAACCGAAACTGTTGAGCCTGTTAATCTTCCGAAATCGAATGTTATTCAGTTTTTTACGGAAGATAACTCAAAGATAACTGTACGACCTTCCGGTACAGAGCCGAAAATTAAATTTTACATAGGTTTAAAGGCTGATTTGTGTTGCAAAGAAAAATATGAACAAGTTAACATAGAACTTGATACAAAAATTAATAATATAAAGACGGATTTAGGGATTTAA
- a CDS encoding SusC/RagA family TonB-linked outer membrane protein, with protein sequence MKKLMLLFAFFSILGMQVYAQKTVTGTVTDDAGDVLPGASVLVKGTTVGTMTLGDGTYSIDVPEGSNTLVFSYIAMETQEVAISGDVIDVTLKPSSEALEEIVVTALGISKDKKSLGYSVQNVSGDEFTKARETNIVNSLSGQIAGVQVTNSSGAVGASSRIVLRGSTSITGNNEPLFVVDGIPINNSNYGSAASYGGFDTPSGAADINPDDIESISVLKGANAAALYGSRAANGVILIQTKTGKGSKGLGVSFNSGLTVESPLILPDFQNSYGQGASNNFFEFIDGHTGSGAVDESWGMPLDIGLEAVQFTTNGASPEPWVSVPDNIKNFYDLGITHNENLALTGGNEDASFRLSATNLMQTGIVPNTDFNRITLNGSATANLSEKLYAGLSINYIKSGSDNLPTVGYNNENPVQQMIWAGRNVDFTQLRDYENLPLSADNTAAAGTPLNWNTRFQNNPYWVLNTNLNGLSKDRLIGNVKMGYKITDYLTAQVRSGTDYWSSVTTQRKAFGSNEYPNGFYSEVFRTWYETNSDVLIMFNKDLSEDLVLGLNLGGNQMKTVYNRIVGQAPQLELNGVYNLSNVKSGVTAVLTNYNSERRVNSVYFNGSLAFRNYLFLEFSGRNDWSSVLPVDNNSFFYPSVSLSADVTEMASIKSNILSYLKVRGSYAIVGGDGALGPYALRQTFSFRTDPWGDVLLPYNGTTLNNPNLVSETTTSMEFGFDARLFGGRANVEFSYYNSESKDLLVPVEVSASTGYLSAWDNVGEMSNSGIEIQFGADVLKTKDFNWHVNLNWSKYNNEVVSLGGLESLTLGGQWNMSLQARPGMPYGVIFGSVYARDPEGNIIYKNGLPTLDDEYQVIGNIQPDWTGGISNTITYKGISASVLIDAKMGGDVHSMTTTWGRYAGILSETLEGRETGVVGEGVIDNGNGTYSTNDIVVTAEAFNKAAYSNNNVESSVFDASYIKLRQATLGYTLPKKLLSNLPIRDLSISLVGRNLALLYSNIPHIDPETAFSSANGEQGQEFGQLPSTRSIGFNINFKF encoded by the coding sequence ATGAAAAAACTAATGCTATTATTTGCATTCTTTTCTATTTTAGGAATGCAGGTTTATGCTCAAAAAACAGTAACGGGTACAGTTACTGACGATGCCGGAGATGTACTTCCCGGAGCCAGTGTACTCGTAAAAGGAACAACGGTTGGCACCATGACTTTAGGTGACGGTACTTACTCAATTGATGTTCCTGAAGGATCTAACACTTTGGTGTTTTCGTACATAGCTATGGAAACACAAGAAGTTGCTATTTCCGGTGACGTAATAGATGTTACTCTAAAGCCTTCGAGTGAGGCATTGGAAGAAATCGTTGTAACAGCACTTGGAATAAGTAAAGACAAGAAATCTCTTGGCTATTCTGTCCAAAATGTAAGCGGAGATGAATTTACAAAAGCAAGAGAAACGAATATTGTAAACTCATTATCAGGTCAAATTGCAGGTGTCCAAGTTACAAATTCTTCAGGTGCAGTAGGTGCCTCTTCAAGAATTGTTCTTCGGGGATCAACCTCAATTACGGGTAATAACGAACCTCTTTTCGTTGTTGACGGTATTCCGATTAATAATTCGAATTATGGTTCTGCTGCCTCTTACGGGGGGTTTGATACTCCTTCAGGTGCTGCTGACATCAACCCTGACGATATTGAATCTATTTCTGTATTAAAAGGTGCAAATGCAGCTGCTTTATATGGTTCCAGAGCTGCAAACGGTGTAATTTTGATTCAAACTAAGACCGGGAAAGGTTCTAAAGGTCTTGGAGTTTCGTTCAATTCAGGTCTAACGGTTGAATCGCCTTTAATTTTGCCTGATTTCCAAAATTCATATGGTCAAGGTGCCAGCAATAATTTCTTTGAATTTATTGACGGACATACAGGAAGTGGTGCTGTTGACGAAAGTTGGGGAATGCCTTTAGATATTGGTTTGGAAGCTGTTCAGTTTACAACAAACGGAGCAAGTCCTGAGCCTTGGGTATCAGTTCCTGATAACATTAAGAATTTTTATGACTTAGGAATTACCCATAACGAAAACTTAGCTTTGACAGGAGGAAATGAAGATGCAAGTTTTAGACTTTCTGCTACAAACTTAATGCAAACCGGTATTGTCCCGAATACAGATTTTAACAGAATTACGTTAAACGGGTCGGCAACTGCGAATTTATCAGAAAAACTTTATGCAGGACTTTCTATAAACTATATTAAATCCGGAAGCGATAATTTACCGACTGTTGGTTATAACAATGAAAACCCTGTTCAACAAATGATATGGGCAGGAAGAAATGTTGATTTTACTCAATTGAGAGATTATGAAAACCTTCCGTTATCAGCAGATAATACTGCTGCAGCAGGAACACCTTTGAACTGGAATACGCGTTTTCAAAATAATCCATATTGGGTACTGAATACAAACTTAAACGGATTAAGTAAAGACAGACTTATCGGAAATGTTAAGATGGGTTATAAAATTACGGATTACTTAACGGCACAAGTAAGATCAGGTACTGACTATTGGTCATCTGTAACAACTCAACGAAAAGCCTTCGGTTCCAATGAATATCCTAACGGTTTTTATTCAGAAGTTTTCAGAACATGGTATGAAACTAACTCTGATGTTTTGATTATGTTTAATAAAGATTTATCTGAAGATTTAGTATTAGGTTTAAATCTTGGAGGAAATCAAATGAAAACAGTTTATAACCGTATTGTAGGGCAAGCCCCTCAATTAGAATTAAATGGCGTTTACAATCTTTCTAATGTAAAATCCGGTGTTACTGCCGTGCTTACAAACTATAATTCGGAAAGAAGAGTGAATAGTGTTTATTTTAACGGCTCTTTAGCGTTCCGAAATTATTTATTCTTAGAATTCTCAGGTAGAAATGATTGGTCAAGCGTATTACCTGTTGACAACAATTCTTTCTTTTACCCTTCTGTTTCTTTAAGTGCAGATGTAACTGAAATGGCTTCTATAAAATCCAATATCCTCTCTTACTTAAAAGTTAGAGGAAGTTATGCAATTGTTGGTGGAGACGGTGCTTTAGGCCCGTATGCATTAAGGCAAACATTTTCTTTCAGAACAGATCCTTGGGGAGATGTGTTGTTACCGTACAACGGAACAACTTTGAATAACCCGAACTTAGTGTCCGAAACTACGACATCTATGGAATTCGGTTTTGATGCTAGATTGTTCGGCGGAAGAGCAAATGTTGAATTCTCTTATTACAATTCAGAAAGTAAAGACTTACTTGTTCCTGTAGAAGTTTCTGCTTCAACAGGTTATTTGTCGGCATGGGATAATGTAGGAGAAATGAGTAATAGCGGAATTGAAATTCAATTCGGTGCAGATGTATTAAAAACAAAGGACTTTAATTGGCACGTAAATTTAAACTGGTCTAAGTATAACAATGAAGTAGTTTCATTAGGCGGATTAGAATCATTAACATTAGGCGGACAATGGAATATGTCATTACAAGCACGTCCGGGTATGCCTTACGGAGTAATCTTCGGATCTGTATATGCAAGAGATCCTGAAGGAAATATTATTTATAAAAACGGTTTACCTACTTTAGATGATGAGTATCAGGTAATAGGTAATATTCAACCTGACTGGACAGGCGGTATAAGTAATACAATTACTTATAAAGGAATTAGTGCCAGTGTTCTTATAGATGCTAAGATGGGTGGAGATGTTCACTCTATGACTACTACATGGGGACGATATGCGGGTATATTATCCGAAACTTTAGAAGGAAGAGAAACCGGAGTTGTCGGAGAAGGTGTAATTGATAACGGAAACGGAACATATAGTACAAATGATATTGTTGTAACAGCAGAAGCTTTTAATAAAGCTGCTTATTCAAACAATAATGTTGAAAGTTCTGTTTTTGATGCTTCTTATATTAAGTTAAGACAAGCAACTTTAGGCTATACATTACCTAAAAAATTATTGTCTAATTTACCAATCAGAGATTTATCTATTTCACTTGTAGGAAGAAATTTAGCTCTTCTTTATTCCAATATTCCTCATATTGACCCGGAAACTGCTTTTAGCAGTGCTAACGGTGAACAAGGTCAAGAATTTGGTCAGTTACCTTCAACAAGAAGTATAGGGTTTAATATTAACTTTAAATTTTAA
- the meaB gene encoding methylmalonyl Co-A mutase-associated GTPase MeaB — MPRLRKNIKPTLYVKKGVKQVNKLDEDAVSKFSLSKKKNNISVDSYVKGILNGNISILSQAITLVESAKQEHREYAQKIINSCIPYSGKSVRVGITGVPGVGKSTFIEALGVYLIERGNKVAVLAIDPSSEKTRGSILGDKTRMTELSSCKNAFIRPSPSSGTLGGVARKTAETIVLCEAAGYNIIFIETVGVGQSEIAVNSMVDFFLLLMLAGAGDELQGIKRGITEMADTIVINKADGDNIQKSELAKTEYKNALHLFPRTESNWQAEVKTASAITGSGISDIWDIIKKYELFTKESGFFETKRNRQAKYRMYEAVNEELKLRFYSNNVVRKKIKELEKELLSGKISPYFAAQTLLDL, encoded by the coding sequence ATGCCAAGACTAAGAAAAAATATTAAACCTACATTGTACGTAAAAAAAGGTGTAAAACAAGTAAATAAGCTTGATGAAGATGCTGTATCAAAATTTAGTCTGTCAAAAAAAAAGAACAATATCTCTGTTGATTCTTATGTAAAAGGAATTTTAAACGGGAATATTTCAATTTTAAGCCAAGCGATAACTTTAGTTGAAAGTGCGAAACAAGAGCACAGAGAATATGCTCAGAAAATTATTAACTCTTGTATTCCTTACAGCGGAAAATCTGTTCGTGTAGGTATTACCGGTGTGCCGGGTGTAGGAAAAAGCACTTTTATTGAAGCCTTAGGGGTGTATTTAATTGAAAGAGGAAATAAAGTTGCCGTGCTTGCAATTGACCCTTCAAGTGAGAAAACGAGAGGAAGTATTTTGGGAGATAAAACAAGAATGACTGAGTTAAGTTCTTGCAAAAATGCATTTATCAGACCTTCGCCTTCGAGCGGAACACTTGGTGGTGTTGCCCGGAAGACTGCTGAAACAATTGTGCTGTGTGAAGCGGCAGGTTATAATATTATTTTTATTGAAACGGTAGGAGTGGGGCAGTCAGAGATTGCGGTAAATTCAATGGTTGATTTTTTTCTGTTATTAATGCTTGCCGGTGCAGGCGACGAACTTCAAGGTATAAAAAGAGGGATAACGGAAATGGCAGATACAATAGTTATTAATAAAGCCGACGGTGATAATATTCAAAAATCTGAATTAGCAAAGACAGAATATAAAAATGCTTTACATTTGTTCCCGCGAACCGAATCGAATTGGCAGGCAGAGGTTAAAACAGCATCGGCAATAACAGGGAGCGGTATCTCGGATATATGGGATATTATTAAAAAATATGAATTGTTTACTAAAGAGTCAGGCTTTTTTGAAACAAAAAGAAACCGACAAGCCAAATACAGGATGTATGAAGCTGTGAATGAAGAGCTAAAATTACGGTTTTATAGTAATAACGTTGTCAGAAAAAAAATAAAAGAGTTAGAAAAAGAATTATTGTCGGGTAAAATAAGTCCTTATTTTGCTGCACAAACTCTTTTGGATTTATAA
- a CDS encoding T9SS type A sorting domain-containing protein, which yields MTKNLTLFLAIMLVSLLSIQAQNALNFDGTNDYVNINDNDALDLTTNYTIEAWIMPESFISMGGIVCKYHTPGSNGYLLRLAGTAPYSGLTFDEMNTQSGILTSGVWHHIAAVNDNGTRRLYLNGIEQTLTGTPLVVTANIDPLTIGVDYLDIPRFFDGNIDEVRIWNDVRTEQEIKDNMNSEIDPASANLVAYYNFNEISGSALPDITPNLHNGTLNNMIDEDWTESYAMVVPQNLSSDGCTSSLQWEAPVTGGIENYYLEIAEDITFATYVTGYNPYKDMGTATSEIYSTLTYGNTYYARVRAFKSSVGDVGASSDILTFTASDDVENPVLVVSADVIAFLDATGNLTITASDIVSSATDNCIIADTTLSQSVFDCSNVGTPINIDVTLSDVAGNTHVQVSTIDVRDNINPTLAVQNLTVQLDATGNATISAFNVVTNATDNCIIADTTLSQSTFNQSDVGILNVDVTLSDVSGNTHVQVSQITVVDLPLIGTYAIGQGTSDDYPTLYDALEDIKLRGVDGAVVFELSADYNYISDAYPVSIQSFTGASEINTLTIKPAAGTAHFIESNADYIIKINADYIIIDGSNNGTDSRDLTISNISANNTTYTIFAGYVVKNTYSNSGENITVKNCIIKGGSKENESVGIGFSDCVNVTIENNLISRARLGILSYNGSDVTILKNEIGSENSSEYLHYGISSQFASAITISGNKIYNLIDNQDFDAIRAIAINDLTGNVIISDNYIDNLIHTGNNVVQAIGISDCTPSDMRIFNNRISNIASNSFENNFPAGIAINCPAMTSGMYIMHNSINIPENTTYGIGTGADNTMTGGINIGAGSGISFVNNIISNTLGERTGATYMTFAAAVLVNSDVSPFMLNDKNLFYAAGNNDFSFMAINTNGGLSLSEWKTWTGGGVFSIFDEALFTSDDDLNLQACSPAIAHAEYRSYYEFDIEGNARDTQYPAMGAYEYEKVQATNLLITQPVKGQGYISWTQGNGCNAVVFMKQGYVLPETPSPVNGTTYASNLDFGSGDQIGTTGWYCVFNGFGSGDFWVNGADGEYTAMVCEYYGSEGNEIYLTETAIQNPNEGYLSSDIEKLNSQLINIYPNPATGKVTINFIGISNFGEVVNVSVNGITGKVVFNNQHLIKNNQLEIDLSNYGKGVYFVKIEYKQGIITKKLILK from the coding sequence ATGACAAAAAATCTAACATTATTTTTAGCAATAATGCTTGTGTCATTATTAAGCATACAAGCCCAAAATGCCCTAAATTTCGACGGCACAAATGATTATGTAAACATTAATGATAATGATGCACTTGATTTAACAACAAATTATACAATAGAAGCATGGATAATGCCTGAAAGTTTTATTTCTATGGGAGGAATTGTTTGTAAATATCATACCCCCGGCAGTAACGGATATTTACTTCGTTTAGCAGGCACAGCACCATATTCCGGTTTGACTTTTGACGAAATGAATACCCAATCCGGAATTTTAACAAGCGGAGTATGGCATCATATTGCTGCCGTAAACGATAACGGAACAAGAAGACTTTACCTTAACGGTATAGAGCAAACACTTACGGGAACACCATTAGTTGTTACGGCAAATATCGATCCCTTAACAATTGGTGTAGATTATCTCGATATCCCAAGATTTTTTGACGGTAATATCGATGAAGTCAGAATTTGGAATGATGTACGAACAGAACAAGAAATTAAAGATAATATGAACTCCGAAATAGACCCTGCATCTGCAAATCTTGTTGCATACTATAACTTTAATGAAATAAGCGGAAGTGCTTTGCCTGATATAACTCCAAATTTACATAACGGAACTCTAAATAATATGATTGATGAAGATTGGACAGAAAGCTATGCAATGGTTGTTCCTCAAAATCTATCTTCCGATGGTTGTACTTCATCATTGCAATGGGAAGCTCCCGTAACAGGCGGAATTGAAAATTATTATCTTGAAATAGCAGAAGATATTACTTTTGCAACTTATGTTACAGGATATAACCCGTATAAAGATATGGGAACAGCTACATCCGAAATATACTCAACCCTTACATACGGGAATACTTATTATGCAAGAGTAAGAGCATTTAAAAGTTCAGTCGGAGATGTCGGTGCAAGTTCTGATATCCTTACTTTTACGGCATCAGATGATGTTGAAAATCCTGTTTTAGTTGTTTCTGCTGATGTAATAGCCTTTTTAGATGCAACAGGCAACCTGACAATTACGGCATCCGATATTGTTTCAAGTGCAACAGATAACTGTATAATTGCCGATACAACACTAAGCCAAAGTGTTTTTGATTGCTCAAATGTTGGTACACCTATAAATATTGATGTTACATTAAGCGATGTTGCAGGGAATACACACGTTCAAGTTTCTACAATAGATGTTAGAGATAACATAAACCCAACTCTGGCTGTTCAAAATTTAACAGTTCAACTTGATGCAACAGGTAATGCAACAATCTCAGCATTTAATGTTGTAACAAATGCAACAGATAATTGTATAATTGCTGATACAACTTTAAGTCAAAGTACTTTTAATCAGTCAGATGTAGGCATTTTAAATGTTGATGTTACATTAAGCGATGTTTCAGGAAATACACATGTGCAAGTTTCACAAATAACAGTTGTCGATTTACCTTTAATCGGAACTTATGCAATAGGGCAAGGAACAAGCGATGATTATCCTACTTTATATGATGCTTTGGAAGATATAAAATTAAGAGGTGTTGACGGTGCTGTTGTTTTTGAACTTTCTGCCGATTATAATTATATCTCCGATGCTTATCCTGTTAGCATTCAGTCTTTCACAGGAGCAAGTGAAATAAACACTCTTACAATAAAACCGGCTGCCGGCACAGCTCATTTTATTGAAAGTAATGCAGATTATATAATAAAAATAAATGCAGATTATATTATTATTGATGGTTCAAATAACGGAACTGACAGCAGAGATTTAACAATTTCAAATATATCTGCAAATAATACAACATATACAATTTTTGCAGGTTATGTAGTAAAAAACACATATTCTAACAGCGGAGAGAATATAACAGTTAAAAATTGCATAATAAAAGGAGGAAGCAAAGAAAATGAAAGTGTAGGAATAGGTTTTTCTGATTGTGTTAATGTAACAATTGAAAATAACTTAATTTCTCGTGCTCGTTTAGGTATTTTAAGCTATAACGGTAGTGATGTCACTATTTTAAAAAACGAAATAGGCTCTGAAAATTCAAGTGAATATTTACATTACGGAATTAGCTCACAGTTTGCATCAGCAATTACAATTTCAGGAAATAAAATCTATAATTTAATTGATAACCAAGATTTTGATGCAATACGAGCAATTGCAATAAATGATTTAACAGGTAATGTAATTATTTCAGATAACTATATTGATAACTTAATTCATACAGGAAATAATGTTGTTCAAGCTATCGGTATTTCTGATTGTACACCTTCAGATATGAGAATTTTTAATAATCGAATTTCAAACATTGCATCTAATTCATTTGAAAATAACTTCCCCGCAGGAATAGCAATTAATTGTCCTGCAATGACAAGCGGAATGTACATTATGCATAATTCAATAAATATTCCTGAAAATACAACTTACGGAATAGGAACGGGAGCAGATAATACAATGACCGGCGGAATTAATATTGGAGCCGGAAGCGGAATTAGTTTTGTAAATAATATTATTTCAAATACTTTGGGAGAACGTACGGGGGCAACCTATATGACTTTTGCAGCAGCAGTATTGGTAAATTCAGACGTATCTCCTTTTATGCTGAATGATAAAAATTTATTCTATGCAGCCGGAAATAACGATTTTAGTTTCATGGCAATTAATACAAACGGAGGATTGTCTTTATCAGAATGGAAAACATGGACCGGTGGCGGTGTATTTTCTATTTTTGATGAGGCTCTTTTTACTTCTGATGATGATTTAAACTTACAAGCATGTTCACCGGCAATTGCACATGCTGAGTATCGTTCTTATTATGAGTTTGATATTGAAGGAAATGCCAGAGATACTCAGTATCCTGCAATGGGTGCCTATGAATATGAAAAAGTGCAGGCAACAAATCTACTCATTACCCAGCCGGTTAAAGGTCAGGGTTATATAAGTTGGACACAAGGGAACGGGTGTAATGCAGTTGTTTTTATGAAACAAGGGTATGTGTTACCGGAAACACCTTCCCCTGTTAACGGAACTACTTATGCAAGCAATTTAGATTTTGGCAGTGGAGACCAAATAGGAACAACCGGTTGGTATTGTGTTTTTAATGGGTTTGGAAGCGGAGACTTCTGGGTAAATGGTGCTGACGGAGAATATACAGCAATGGTTTGTGAATATTACGGTAGTGAAGGAAATGAAATTTATTTAACAGAAACTGCAATTCAAAATCCGAATGAAGGTTATTTATCATCTGATATAGAAAAACTTAATTCTCAGTTAATAAATATATATCCAAACCCTGCAACAGGGAAAGTAACAATAAACTTTATCGGAATTTCGAACTTTGGAGAAGTTGTAAATGTCAGTGTCAATGGTATAACCGGAAAAGTTGTATTTAATAATCAACATTTAATAAAAAATAATCAGTTAGAAATTGATTTGTCAAATTACGGCAAGGGAGTTTATTTTGTTAAAATAGAATACAAGCAAGGTATAATAACAAAGAAATTAATTTTAAAATAA
- a CDS encoding SusD/RagB family nutrient-binding outer membrane lipoprotein, with the protein MKKIIVFTLFLSSLLFSTSCDKNFETINTDPNNPTEIESGLLIADALRNTGNVLYSTFVGGDMGSCWSQQWAKVQYNDEERYIPRESVIGMVWDGLYEDLASDANIMYKLAVAEENTNMQGVALTMKAYAFSLLTDLYGDVPFTEALSTDDGILSPAYDTQSDVYTGILTMLDDANTLFTVGEGIVNSSSDLMYNGDYMKWQKFANTLKFRVLMRMSSVSDVSAQLADVLTRPVFTSSSDEAKLPYLNSYPNANPIYETIIFGVRDEFKVSDVLVNMLAGDNDPRLMVYAQPNDDGDYRGKPAGIFNVPNAEYDYNNVSPVGERYLDPELPAYFLSYAEFMFLKAEAAQKGYISGTTADFFNAGVTASMNENGISTFSMPILSVTEATALEQIGNQKWLALYCQGVEAWTEWRRTGYPVLTPAIEGAIDEIPSRYTYPSSEQSLNATNYTNAVANQGADLLTTKVWWNK; encoded by the coding sequence ATGAAAAAAATTATAGTATTTACATTATTTTTATCATCATTGTTATTTTCAACCAGTTGTGATAAAAATTTTGAAACAATAAATACCGATCCGAATAATCCGACAGAAATTGAGTCAGGATTATTAATTGCGGATGCTTTGAGAAACACCGGGAATGTTCTGTACAGTACATTTGTAGGTGGTGATATGGGCTCGTGTTGGTCACAGCAATGGGCAAAAGTTCAGTATAATGATGAAGAAAGATATATACCAAGAGAGAGTGTAATCGGAATGGTTTGGGATGGTTTATATGAAGACTTGGCATCCGATGCAAATATCATGTATAAACTGGCAGTTGCAGAAGAAAATACCAATATGCAAGGAGTTGCTTTAACAATGAAAGCTTATGCTTTTTCTTTGTTGACTGATTTATACGGAGATGTTCCTTTTACTGAAGCTTTAAGTACTGATGATGGTATACTTTCTCCGGCATATGATACTCAATCAGATGTTTATACCGGCATTCTTACGATGTTAGATGATGCTAATACACTATTTACAGTGGGAGAAGGTATAGTTAATTCATCTTCCGACTTAATGTATAACGGAGACTATATGAAATGGCAGAAGTTTGCCAATACTCTAAAATTTAGAGTGTTAATGAGAATGTCTTCAGTGTCAGATGTTTCAGCTCAGTTAGCAGATGTTTTAACCAGACCGGTTTTTACATCATCTTCTGATGAGGCTAAATTGCCTTACTTGAATTCTTATCCGAATGCAAATCCTATTTATGAAACAATTATTTTTGGTGTAAGAGATGAGTTTAAGGTAAGTGATGTTTTGGTAAATATGTTAGCAGGGGATAATGACCCGCGCTTGATGGTTTATGCTCAACCGAATGATGACGGTGATTATAGAGGAAAACCCGCAGGAATTTTTAATGTTCCTAATGCAGAATACGATTATAATAATGTTTCTCCTGTAGGAGAGCGTTACTTAGACCCTGAATTACCTGCATATTTCTTATCTTATGCTGAGTTTATGTTTCTAAAAGCTGAAGCAGCTCAAAAAGGATATATTTCAGGTACAACGGCTGACTTTTTTAATGCCGGTGTTACTGCATCAATGAATGAAAACGGAATATCAACATTCTCAATGCCGATATTATCTGTAACGGAAGCTACAGCTTTAGAGCAAATAGGGAATCAGAAATGGTTAGCTCTATATTGCCAAGGAGTTGAAGCATGGACTGAATGGAGAAGAACCGGATACCCGGTATTAACACCGGCTATTGAAGGTGCAATAGATGAAATTCCTTCAAGATATACTTATCCTTCTTCTGAACAATCTTTGAATGCAACAAATTATACAAATGCTGTTGCAAATCAAGGTGCTGATTTATTAACAACAAAAGTTTGGTGGAACAAATAA